A region from the Vicia villosa cultivar HV-30 ecotype Madison, WI linkage group LG3, Vvil1.0, whole genome shotgun sequence genome encodes:
- the LOC131662365 gene encoding uncharacterized protein LOC131662365 — protein sequence MDEPSTPKTRFTEESLLQATNTNTNIKNKGKYSRSLSHVNDELYSFRCYLRWMCVDQSNAFTATLSWFVFFIFALAVPAASHFFIACPDCDSRHSRPYDAVVQLSLSSVASLSFLCLSSFVRKYGLRRFLFLDKLCDESETVRMNYMAQLNRSLKLLSVFAGPCFIAMSAYKIWWYSSGGSHISFLGNVYVSDTVACILELCSWLYRTTVIFLVCVLFRLICQLQILRLQDFATYFHVDSDVQSVMSEHLRIRRHLRIISHRYRRFILFALILITGSQFVCLLETTKAKYGLSIYKTGELVLCSVTLLSALSIMFRSATKITHKAQAITGLAAKWHVCATLDSFDGADEGGRLSAQISHEIIYPRVGTDGESEADDAGDEEDEIDNTKWIASYSYSTISYQKRQALVNYFENNKAGITVYGFMLDRSTLHTIFGIQLSLVLWLLGKTIGIS from the exons ATGGACGAACCCTCCACCCCCAAAACCCGATTCACAGAAGAATCACTCTTACAAGCCACCAACACCAACACCAACATAAAAAACAAAGGCAAATACAGTCGCAGCCTCTCCCACGTAAACGATGAGCTCTACAGTTTCCGATGCTACCTCCGCTGGATGTGCGTCGATCAATCCAACGCCTTCACCGCCACTCTCTCCTGGTTCGTCTTCTTCATCTTCGCGCTGGCCGTTCCCGCGGCCTCGCACTTCTTTATCGCCTGTCCCGATTGCGATTCGAGACACTCCCGGCCGTACGACGCCGTCGTTCAGCTGTCGCTGAGTTCGGTTGCTTCGCTGTCGTTTTTGTGCCTTTCGTCGTTTGTTAGAAAGTATGGGCTTCGGAGGTTCTTGTTTCTGGATAAGCTTTGTGATGAGAGCGAGACCGTTCGAATGAACTACATGGCACAACTCAAT AGATCATTGAAGCTCCTTTCGGTTTTTGCGGGTCCATGCTTTATAGCAATGTCTGCATACAAAATCTGGTGGTACTCATCAGGAGGATCACATATTTCATTCTTAGGAAATGTGTATGTCAGTGATACAGTAGCTTGCATATTAGAACTCTGCTCATGGTTGTACCGAACCACTGTCATATTCCTTGTTTGTGTTCTCTTCCGTTTGATCTGTCAGCTTCAGATCCTACGGCTACAAGACTTCGCCACGTACTTTCATGTTGATTCGGACGTGCAATCAGTGATGTCGGAACACCTGAGGATTAGAAGGCATTTGAGAATCATAAGTCATAGATACCGACGGTTTATTCTATTCGCACTTATATTGATTACTGGAAGCCAGTTTGTGTGTTTGCTCGAGACTACTAAGGCTAAATATGGTCTTAGTATCTACAAAACCGGTGAGCTTGTG CTGTGTTCAGTAACGCTACTTTCTGCACTGTCCATAATGTTCCGTAGTGCGACAAAGATAACACACAAAGCACAAGCGATCACAGGGTTAGCTGCCAAGTGGCATGTTTGTGCGACGTTGGATTCTTTTGATGGAGCGGACGAAGGTGGAAGACTATCGGCTCAGATCTCTCACGAAATAATCTATCCTAGGGTTGGAACGGATGGGGAATCGGAGGCTGATGATGctggtgatgaagaagatgaaattgATAACACAAAGTGGATTGCATCATATTCTTACAGTACTATTTCTTATCAGAAAAGACAAGCTCTTG TAAATTACTTTGAGAACAATAAGGCAGGAATTACTGTATATGGATTCATGTTGGATAGGAGTACACTCCACACCATATTTGGTATTCAGTTATCACTAGTTCTTTGGCTGCTTGGAAAAACCATAGGCATTTCTTGA